In Desulfofundulus kuznetsovii DSM 6115, the following are encoded in one genomic region:
- a CDS encoding RQC domain-containing protein encodes MKILNKSDSQWVREIFRRVMEQKGCVPRQQKSFERIRVSKKGHVLLDNSMILSNSFLKREGALTENGMEKLLSTLLPAAVEKIKDALDSPPNRCPLPALNACDFAAETEPGEEPPALLLEKFAEYHRDYSARLRKFTGKVFDGLAPFPEFESESVAARAGCVVSPETFSVVRRRDGRWVLTCGRCGLIAVFPSIEAGKPQPDQIGTNIDKDMQIITLYAASAWSKYLYEDGIINEAERCAKEAEEKLAGHIYSKELAAKLHELKTIAGNLKRGELTLYGDSLAVPGPKPPVPVRAVGEYLASVLTEINAGQKMSVEEVRHVLCQTWGESGKELWEKAQNKWAGLPALYRLLPAARRAYERLSAFAGAWEQGKIKVIGGVLHLGGESFATPDGQTALSILEHHFRQFEDSLTGRELLGDIETIKKVLQYIADNQGEVGVTTAVAVLTGSRASKIMQKGYDKSPYYGILRGQYTQQKLAELVNRLVREGLLTVKYIGYYELPVLHVPKAVQKALGELEKGVSTEEKKDRLCRMIDTAVKNRSWEELGSMVREGEFAAEVVLVAASIFWPTGKAAKVLTEVRKTVPA; translated from the coding sequence GTGAAAATTTTGAATAAAAGCGACTCACAGTGGGTGCGGGAAATCTTCCGCCGAGTCATGGAACAAAAAGGTTGTGTCCCCCGGCAGCAGAAAAGCTTTGAGCGGATCAGGGTGTCCAAGAAGGGACACGTTCTCCTGGACAATAGCATGATTCTCAGCAACTCCTTCCTGAAACGAGAAGGAGCTTTAACGGAGAATGGCATGGAAAAGCTGCTTTCCACGCTTTTACCTGCTGCTGTGGAAAAGATAAAGGACGCCCTGGACAGTCCTCCCAACCGCTGTCCGTTGCCGGCACTGAATGCATGCGACTTTGCGGCTGAAACGGAACCGGGGGAAGAACCTCCCGCCCTTCTTCTTGAGAAGTTTGCTGAATACCACCGGGATTACTCTGCACGGCTCCGCAAGTTCACCGGTAAAGTTTTCGACGGCCTTGCCCCGTTTCCTGAATTTGAGTCCGAATCTGTCGCGGCAAGGGCCGGTTGTGTTGTTTCGCCGGAGACTTTTTCTGTCGTCAGGAGGCGTGACGGGCGGTGGGTGCTCACGTGCGGGCGGTGCGGTTTGATTGCCGTATTTCCGTCTATAGAGGCGGGAAAACCGCAACCCGACCAAATAGGTACGAACATCGACAAGGACATGCAGATCATAACCCTTTATGCAGCATCTGCCTGGTCAAAATATCTCTACGAGGACGGCATAATCAACGAAGCGGAGCGGTGCGCAAAAGAAGCGGAGGAGAAGCTGGCCGGTCACATATATTCTAAAGAACTGGCCGCGAAACTGCATGAACTCAAGACTATAGCCGGAAATTTAAAGCGTGGTGAGTTAACCTTATACGGTGATTCGCTGGCTGTCCCTGGTCCCAAACCACCCGTTCCCGTACGTGCAGTGGGAGAATACCTTGCATCTGTTCTTACGGAAATCAATGCTGGGCAGAAGATGTCAGTCGAAGAAGTCCGGCATGTTCTTTGTCAAACGTGGGGAGAATCGGGAAAGGAACTGTGGGAGAAAGCACAAAACAAGTGGGCCGGACTGCCTGCACTTTACCGGCTCCTTCCCGCCGCTAGGCGGGCGTACGAAAGGCTTTCAGCCTTCGCCGGGGCGTGGGAGCAGGGGAAAATAAAAGTAATAGGAGGCGTCCTGCACCTGGGGGGAGAATCTTTTGCAACTCCCGATGGGCAGACCGCTCTTTCCATCCTGGAACACCACTTTCGTCAGTTTGAAGACAGTTTGACCGGGCGGGAACTGCTGGGCGATATTGAAACTATCAAGAAAGTGCTGCAGTATATAGCGGATAACCAGGGTGAGGTGGGAGTAACAACTGCGGTTGCCGTTTTAACCGGGAGCAGGGCGAGCAAAATAATGCAGAAAGGGTACGACAAATCGCCCTATTACGGTATACTCCGAGGACAGTATACGCAACAGAAGCTTGCTGAACTTGTCAATCGTCTGGTCAGGGAAGGTTTGCTGACGGTCAAATACATTGGTTACTACGAATTGCCTGTACTGCATGTACCAAAGGCGGTCCAGAAGGCGCTGGGCGAACTCGAAAAAGGCGTCTCGACGGAAGAGAAAAAAGATCGCCTGTGCCGGATGATAGATACCGCTGTCAAGAACAGGTCGTGGGAAGAACTCGGTAGCATGGTCAGGGAAGGGGAATTTGCTGCAGAGGTGGTCTTGGTAGCAGCCTCTATCTTCTGGCCTACCGGCAAGGCTGCAAAAGTTCTGACCGAGGTTCGGAAAACTGTTCCTGCATGA
- a CDS encoding VWA domain-containing protein, with product MLSSDTLLRSLTGFVEYVRKKGLQVSPAEAADAVQAVQVLAPLSLSNLREVLRPCMVKSVAGFKKFDDAFDEYFLDDKKPVVVAVTALASLEAGGSGRKKGKKWSRGASGSTDEDTDGHRTEQPVPGRHVGWKESLVKLEDGTRLPESFRLFMAGEKFSAAAELARNPLTDADRKAITAVLGRLAVYGELTGEDLPAVTEMLREYVELGKAVEKSRSQISSKRDVSDRRIETGEYRPHIHAPVVRVDSIPPDLLNARLEKLDRKRLALLTAEIERAAAALKPFFARTPGPASRKKALDYRKTLHGSLATFCEPFKLFYSAKRRKLRRVVTVCDLSGSVKNVTGLYLAFMYGLHQAFEGRARHFVFVSEIDEVTPYFSLNSYEECFDRVTRAAAVDYRGFSNYGKMLRKLFDKYRDAFDHETVVMFLGDARTNKYDPEADIMAQISAMVKKLFFLNPEDPREWHTGDSAVAAYKKAAEFVDVSRFGRLLDFLGKLPGVVVG from the coding sequence GTGCTGAGTAGTGATACGCTCCTGCGTTCCCTGACGGGTTTCGTAGAATACGTAAGAAAGAAAGGGTTACAGGTGAGCCCCGCCGAAGCCGCAGACGCGGTACAGGCTGTGCAGGTACTTGCACCCCTTTCCCTGTCCAACCTGCGCGAAGTTCTCCGGCCCTGTATGGTTAAAAGCGTCGCCGGTTTTAAAAAGTTCGACGACGCCTTTGACGAATACTTCCTGGATGACAAAAAACCTGTAGTGGTCGCCGTGACCGCCCTGGCCTCTTTAGAGGCCGGGGGGTCCGGTCGGAAAAAAGGAAAGAAATGGTCTAGAGGTGCATCCGGTAGTACAGATGAGGATACGGACGGACACCGCACGGAACAACCGGTACCTGGCAGGCATGTAGGATGGAAAGAATCTCTGGTAAAACTGGAAGATGGAACCCGGCTTCCCGAATCGTTCAGGTTGTTCATGGCCGGTGAAAAATTTTCCGCTGCGGCGGAGCTGGCGCGAAACCCACTGACAGATGCAGACCGGAAGGCAATCACTGCAGTCCTGGGCAGGCTGGCCGTATACGGTGAACTGACTGGGGAGGACCTGCCTGCCGTAACTGAAATGCTCAGAGAATACGTTGAACTGGGTAAGGCAGTGGAGAAATCGCGTTCTCAAATTTCCAGTAAGAGAGACGTTTCCGACAGGAGAATAGAAACCGGGGAATACCGTCCACATATTCATGCACCTGTCGTTCGGGTAGACAGTATCCCGCCGGATCTGCTCAACGCCAGGCTGGAGAAGCTGGACAGGAAACGTCTTGCCCTGTTGACCGCGGAAATAGAGCGGGCGGCGGCTGCCCTGAAGCCGTTTTTTGCCCGGACACCCGGCCCGGCCAGCAGGAAAAAGGCGCTTGACTACAGGAAAACCCTGCACGGTAGCCTGGCCACGTTCTGCGAGCCGTTTAAATTGTTCTACAGCGCAAAAAGGCGCAAACTGCGCAGAGTGGTCACTGTTTGCGACCTGTCCGGGTCGGTTAAAAACGTGACCGGTTTGTACCTGGCGTTCATGTACGGCCTGCATCAGGCATTTGAAGGCCGGGCAAGGCATTTTGTGTTCGTATCCGAAATTGACGAAGTTACGCCGTACTTCAGCCTGAACTCTTACGAAGAATGTTTCGACAGGGTAACCCGCGCCGCAGCGGTGGACTACAGGGGTTTCTCCAATTACGGGAAGATGCTCAGGAAACTCTTCGATAAATATCGTGACGCTTTCGACCACGAGACCGTAGTAATGTTCCTGGGCGATGCCCGGACAAACAAGTACGACCCGGAAGCGGACATTATGGCACAAATTTCTGCTATGGTTAAGAAACTCTTTTTCCTCAACCCGGAAGACCCGAGGGAGTGGCACACCGGCGACTCAGCTGTAGCCGCGTATAAAAAAGCGGCTGAATTTGTGGACGTGAGCAGGTTCGGCAGGTTACTGGACTTCCTGGGAAAACTGCCCGGGGTGGTGGTGGGATGA
- a CDS encoding metallophosphoesterase family protein produces MSRILVVGDVHGCRHLLEAVLHRAGYNPDRDRLILLGDYIDRGPDSKGTLELVRSLVNNGAVALRGNHEQMLLDAIRNPDPVNELGTWLNNGGRATLNSFGTYSVKLLARWRDFLESLPLIHQEEEYIFVHAGVFPGRELQTDIDLLWIRERFLFYPGAPVPGHVVVFGHTMTTIIPGHECARPWFAPGRIGIDTGAFKTGILTCLQLPCHYWQTG; encoded by the coding sequence ATGTCAAGAATTCTGGTTGTCGGCGATGTCCACGGCTGCCGCCACCTGTTGGAAGCAGTCCTGCACCGAGCAGGCTACAACCCTGATCGGGACCGGCTGATTCTATTGGGGGACTATATCGATCGTGGCCCGGACAGCAAGGGGACGCTGGAATTGGTTCGGAGTTTGGTGAATAACGGTGCCGTTGCCCTCCGCGGCAACCACGAGCAGATGCTCCTGGACGCCATCAGGAACCCGGACCCGGTAAATGAATTGGGAACGTGGTTGAACAACGGCGGTAGGGCAACGTTGAATAGTTTTGGGACTTACTCTGTAAAATTGCTAGCTAGATGGCGGGATTTTCTGGAAAGTTTACCGTTGATCCACCAAGAAGAAGAATATATTTTTGTACACGCCGGGGTATTTCCGGGCAGGGAACTGCAGACCGACATCGACCTGCTCTGGATTCGGGAGCGTTTTCTTTTTTATCCCGGAGCACCGGTACCTGGTCATGTAGTAGTCTTTGGCCACACGATGACTACGATTATTCCCGGCCACGAATGCGCCAGGCCCTGGTTTGCGCCGGGGCGCATTGGAATTGACACCGGTGCGTTCAAAACGGGCATTTTAACATGCCTGCAGTTACCCTGTCACTACTGGCAGACAGGGTGA
- a CDS encoding AAA family ATPase, producing MNAAEWQKELERVSYVPAREICAVLSLAEVLKKPVLVEGPPGAGKTYLAKAAARVLGAKLVRLQCYEGIDVSRAVYEYNYGKQLLYLNALRDRVAQVLNGTKSLGEAVSILDREAPFWGEEFLVRRPVLEALAPGDGVPRVLLVDEVDRADREFEALLLEALSDWAISIPEYGTVIAEKEPLTILTSNRTRDLSDALRRRCLYLWLDLPDRNREAKIIEAQVPGASREFARKVACFMEEYRRMSPKHTPSVAEAVELALALLTTAGEEFSVEDIESALPVFAKNRDDVKLGVRAAEKTLKRAEGGAGSAE from the coding sequence ATGAACGCTGCCGAATGGCAAAAAGAACTCGAAAGAGTATCATATGTACCGGCCAGGGAGATCTGCGCCGTCCTCTCCCTGGCTGAAGTACTCAAGAAACCTGTGCTTGTCGAGGGTCCGCCCGGTGCCGGCAAAACCTATCTGGCGAAAGCGGCGGCCAGGGTGCTGGGTGCAAAACTCGTACGTCTGCAGTGCTACGAGGGAATCGACGTCAGCAGAGCAGTCTACGAGTACAACTACGGCAAACAACTCTTGTATTTGAACGCTCTTCGTGACCGGGTGGCGCAGGTACTGAACGGCACGAAGAGCCTGGGGGAAGCCGTAAGCATTCTCGACCGGGAAGCCCCCTTTTGGGGTGAAGAATTTCTGGTACGCAGGCCGGTTCTGGAAGCGTTGGCTCCCGGGGATGGGGTGCCGCGCGTTCTGCTTGTCGACGAGGTAGACCGCGCCGACAGGGAATTTGAAGCCCTGTTGCTGGAGGCCCTCTCCGACTGGGCAATATCTATTCCCGAATACGGAACGGTAATTGCAGAAAAGGAACCCCTAACCATACTTACTTCCAACAGGACGAGAGACCTGTCTGACGCCCTCCGCCGCAGGTGTCTCTATCTATGGCTGGATCTGCCCGACAGGAACAGAGAGGCCAAAATCATCGAAGCACAGGTACCCGGTGCGAGCAGAGAATTTGCCCGTAAGGTGGCCTGTTTCATGGAAGAATACCGGAGGATGTCGCCGAAACACACACCATCAGTAGCGGAAGCGGTAGAACTGGCCCTGGCGCTCCTGACTACCGCCGGTGAAGAATTCAGTGTCGAGGATATTGAGTCGGCTTTACCCGTTTTCGCGAAAAACAGGGACGACGTAAAGCTCGGCGTGCGTGCAGCGGAAAAAACACTCAAAAGGGCCGAAGGGGGCGCGGGAAGTGCTGAGTAG